A segment of the Candidatus Cloacimonadota bacterium genome:
GCTTAATTCCGCTCATTAGGGCAAAGCTTTCATTTAAAAGCTGTGATGCCGTTACCGTATATGCCTTTTCCACGGCATCCGAAGTAGTAAGATAGTTATCTTCTCCGGTTTGGATCTCAATTCCAGCATAGGCGTTTATCATGCGGGCAAAATACTGATCCAACAAGGTACGCTTAGGATTGATATCCCTAAAGAGTATGCCATACATGGCATCATTCAGCATCAGATCCAGCCTTTCAATGGCTCCCATCGCTGCAATTTCCGGCATACAAAGTCCGGATGCATAATTTGTAAGACAGATATAGCGTCCCAATTCTTCCGATACCTCATCCAGAGCTTTACGCATTATGCGGAAATTCTCCTGAGTGGCATAGGTTCCCCCAAAGCCAACAGTGGTAGCACCATAAGGAACATAATCCAATAGGGATTGGGCAGTTGAACGAATCACGGCGATAATATCTGCACCTTCTCGTGCCGCTGCTTTTGCTTGTGTAACGTCTTCATAGATATTGCCGGTAGCTACAATTACATAGATAGCGGGTTTATTTCGCTCACCATATTTGGCAAAAAGCGTATCTCTGCGTGCTCTTTGAGTAGCAATGTGTTGCAACATCGCATCTGAAAGTTTATCCAGAATAGGGTAAATTTCTTTTGCTGAAGCCATTGGTAAGGCAGTAAGATCTAGCTCCCCCAAAGCAACCGCTTCTGCAACTTCCTGTGCGCCTAAAGATTTGTGGTGCATAGCATTTGCTACCCATACGGCAGCTCCCTTGCTAAGGGCACCAAAACTTTGCAAAGAATCTACAAGCACATTGGGTAATGGTTTGCCGTCTTCCGTAGCGCCGTCGATACCCATAAAACGCAGCACGGTACGCTCTATAGTAACAGAGCTGTGGCTGGCAAATAACCGACTAAAATCTCCGGTAATATGCTTGGCAGCCAAGCGAGCCCGGCTAAGTAAATCGATATCAAGTTCAAGTTTAAGCATTTACACTCCAAATTTATGATAATTCTCTATTAACGAGGATTTTTCGGACTCTGTTTTGGTCAAGGAAAAAGCAAAGAGCACCCAGTATCAGGGATAAAGCCAAAAACTATTGTTTCCATACCCACTCACCACTCTATTTCTTTGTAATGCTGGTCACATCAATTTATCTGGTAAAGCCATCTATGCCCCCATGGCATCAAGTATGTATTAGCCTAGTTTTATCCTGAGATTCTCCCGCAGATACTGGATAATAGTAACGTGAAGCATTTCTAATCCTTCCTTTAAGCAGTAGGATCGGATAGGCTTAATTGGCACGATGAAAAAGACCGTTGAATCATCTGGGCATGGGGCGGAGCCCAATACTACACGTGTGATGGTGGGCATAGCTACGATCAAAAAAGCCCACCAAACCTATATCTCGTGCATAAATAATCTGCAATACATGGATGTGCAGCGCTCTCTGACAGTACAAATTATTGTCTGTGGTACCGCTCTATGTCCATGATAAAAAGGCTTTTGAGTATCTCCGGGGCAGGGCTGTCTGAAACATCAAAAAAAAGGGGATGGATTTTACTCCACCCCATCTATCCTTAATATCAATTATCCTTCTTTACCAAAGAGATTTGCCATCGTTTTTACTGAACCCAAAAGGGCAGAAGATTCATAGGGCAACACAACGGTTTTATCTCCCTTCTGTACCAATCCTTCAAAGGCAGTAATATACTTTAGGGCAATTTGATATTGAGCGGGATCGGCACCGCAATCCTTAAGGGCTTCGGCTACGAGTAAGATGGACTTGCGTTCGGCGTCTGCTACCAGAAGTCTGGATTGGGCTTCACCATCGGCACGAGCAATTTTAGCTTGTCTTTCACCTTCTGCTACGCGGATCTGGTATTCCTTTTCGCCATCGGCAGTAAGAATTTTTGCACGTTTATCGCGTTCTGCCCGCATTTGTTTTTCCATAGCGTTGCGAATCTCTTCCGGAGGTTGAATCTCTTGCAGTTCCACGCGGTTTACCTTAACGCCCCATTTATCGGTAGCTTCATCGAGAATATTGCGCAATTTGGAGTTAACTGAATCACGCGAGGTAAAAGTTAGATCCAGAGTTAGCTCGCCAATCACGTTACGTAGCGAGGTCTGAGTAAGCTTTTCGATGGCTTCCGGCAGGTTTCCAATCTCATAAACTGCTTTGTAAGGATCGGTGATCTGGAAATATAGCAAAGCATTGATATTCATAGAGACGTTATCCGAAGTAATCACATTCTGTCGGGGAAAGTCATAAACGTTTTCTCGCAAATCGATGCGGTTTTCAACTCTTTGCGCCAC
Coding sequences within it:
- a CDS encoding SPFH/Band 7/PHB domain protein; the encoded protein is MISLYLVIVFAIFVVIFIARGIIVVRQAEVVIIERLGKYYKTLPSGLHIVVPIFDKMRPIHWRYNKTDYRGNVVVAQRVENRIDLRENVYDFPRQNVITSDNVSMNINALLYFQITDPYKAVYEIGNLPEAIEKLTQTSLRNVIGELTLDLTFTSRDSVNSKLRNILDEATDKWGVKVNRVELQEIQPPEEIRNAMEKQMRAERDKRAKILTADGEKEYQIRVAEGERQAKIARADGEAQSRLLVADAERKSILLVAEALKDCGADPAQYQIALKYITAFEGLVQKGDKTVVLPYESSALLGSVKTMANLFGKEG
- a CDS encoding lysine 5,6-aminomutase subunit alpha → MLKLELDIDLLSRARLAAKHITGDFSRLFASHSSVTIERTVLRFMGIDGATEDGKPLPNVLVDSLQSFGALSKGAAVWVANAMHHKSLGAQEVAEAVALGELDLTALPMASAKEIYPILDKLSDAMLQHIATQRARRDTLFAKYGERNKPAIYVIVATGNIYEDVTQAKAAAREGADIIAVIRSTAQSLLDYVPYGATTVGFGGTYATQENFRIMRKALDEVSEELGRYICLTNYASGLCMPEIAAMGAIERLDLMLNDAMYGILFRDINPKRTLLDQYFARMINAYAGIEIQTGEDNYLTTSDAVEKAYTVTASQLLNESFALMSGIKPEKMGLGHAHEIDPELENSFMYELAHAMLARELFPDAPVKYMPPTKFASGNIFKTHLMDAMFNFIGQLTGQGVQLLGMMTEAIHTPHLVDRSLAIENAQYLFKAVKDLGANIQLSPESFVNKRANLVLRQATEFLEKVAEEGLYQAMTTGEFAEIKRPENGGKGLSGVFERDPEYFNPFMDKMKKELGL